In Stanieria sp. NIES-3757, the DNA window GAGATACGGCTCGAACTCGGAAAGCGATCGCTAATTTACAAGAGTTTTGTCAGCAAGAATTACCTGAACAAACTAAAATTGAAATTATCGATATTTTAAAAAATCCTCCTGTAGCAGAAGAAAAAAAAATTTTAATTACGCCTACTCTAGTCAAAGAATTTCCTTTGCCTCAAGAGCGAATTATTGGCGATCTTTCTAATAGAGAGGTCGTTGCTTTTGCTCTTAATATTCAATTAAAATACCCTCAATCTAATTAATGCTTTAAAAGTAATCAATTATTATCAATTCACAATTGAGAGCGAGGCATGAACCAATCAAGGGAACAGGATGTATTAGCCAAAATTGAAACGGGAATTTCTGGTTTTGATGTTTTTTCGGAAGGGGGATTGCCACAAGGAAGAACAACTTTAGTCACGGGAACTGCTGGTAGTGGTAAAACGATTTTTGCTTGTCAATTTTTAATTGAAGGTATTAAAAGAGGTCAAAACGGAGTTTTTGTTACCTTTGAAGAATCGCCGAAAATGTTGCGTAAAAATATGCGCGGGTTGGGTTTGGACATTCAAACCTGGGAGCAAAAAGGTAAGTGGAGTTTTGTCGATGCTTCTCCCCAAGAGCGTAGTCTTCCATTAGTAAGTGGTGAATACGATCTAGATCCTTTAATCACTCGCTTAGTCTATGCCATTGAGCGAGTTAATGCCCAGAGAGTAGCAATGGATTCTTTGGGAGCAATTTTTAGCTATGTCCCGAATATTGGTCAAGTTCGGGGTGTAATGTTTAAATTGGCTCAAATACTTCGAGAGATGGAAATTACTGCCGTATTAACCTCAGAACGTACGGCTGAATACGGGGAAATCAGTCGCTATAGTATTGAAGAATTTGTGGCGGATAACGTCATTATTCTCCGCAATTCCTTAGTTGAAGAAAAGCGTCGTCGCACTATTGAAATTCTCAAGTTTCGAGGTGTTTCGCACCAAAATGGCGAGTTTCCTTTTACTATCATTTCAGATCGAGGAATTGTGGTTCTTTCCTTTTCCACAGATGTATCAAAACACAAATCTTCCCGAAAACGGCTCACTTCAGGTAATCGAGAACTTGATGCTATGTGTGGAGGTGGATGGTTTGAGGGTTCAATGAGTTTGGTATCGGGTGCGACTGGTACAGGTAAGACTCTGATGGTGACAGAATTTATCGACGGGGGTATAAAAAACGGCGAAAAATGTTTGTTATTTGCTTTTGAAGAAAGTCGAGAACAACTTTTAAATAATGTGTTGGGTTGGGGTGTGGACTTTGAGCAAATGGAAAGAGAAAACCAACTCAAAATTGTCTGTTATTATCCAGAAATTACTGGACTTGAATCTCATTTTGTTCAAATGAGAACCCAGATTGAAAAGTTTCAACCTCAAAGAATAGCCATCGATAGTATTTCTGCACTAGAAAGAGTTTCAACCCTCAAAGGTTTTCGCGAATTTTTGCTAATGTTAAATACAATGCTGAAAGAAAAAGGAATTACTACTCTATGTACAGCCAATACTGTGAACTTAATCGGTAGTCCGTCAATTACAGAATCAAGCATTTCTCCTAATACAGATTTGATCGTGTTATTGCGCTACGTTGAAGTTTATGGAGAGATTAGGCGAGGACTAACAGTGTTAAAAATGCGTGGTTCTAAACATGATAAAGATATTCGTGAGTTTTCGATTGATGAACGAGGAATGCATTTAGGAAAACCTTTCCGCAATATTACAGGCATCCTGGTAGGAAATCCAAGTTTAGTAAATACTGATGAATTAGACCGCCTCAACAACTTATTTAAAGAAACGTAATAATTTGATGAGGGATTAATAAAAATGAAATCACCAAAATCGGCTTTTGAGAAAATCAAACTTTTAATTGTCCAAGATTGTTACTCCGCAGCAGCAACTGTATCTTTACTAATTGAGGCTGGATTTGAACTCAATTGGCAACAAGTAAGCACTGAAGCTGATTATCTTGCCCATCTAAATGCTAATCTCGATTTGATTTTGGTTGATGATTATCAGACTCAATTAACCACTACAGAAGCATTAAAATTATGGATAAAACACAAATTAACCATACCTGTCTTAATCATCAATGGGGAAGCCAACATTTCCAAAGCAGTAACAGCAATTAAAGCAGGAGCTAGTAATTATTTAACTACCGCAGAAATGGAGCGATTGCCTCTAGTAGTCGAGCAAGTCTTACAAGAGCAATTTAATTTTTGTGTTCAATTACGAAGATGTATTCACGAAAGTGAGCAACAATTACAAAAGCTAATTACTGAAAATCCTGATGGCATTATCGTAGTTGATGAACAAGGAGTTGTTCAATTTGTTAATCCCGCAGCTCTAAAACTTTTACAAAAATCAACTACTCAACTGCTTGGTGAGTCTCTTGGTTTTCCTGTAGTTAATGGAGACTATTTAGAAGTAGATATTCCTCAAAGTCAAGGACAAATTGTAATTGCTCAAATGCGTGTGAGTCAAATTTTCTGGCAGGGGATGACTGCTTATCTTGTTTCTCTACGAGATATTACCAAACTCAAACAAGCAGAGGAAGAAAGAGTCAAACTGTTGGAAGAAACTCAAGCAGCTAATCGAGCCAAAGACGAATTTTTAGCAGTTTTGTCTCATGAACTGCGAACTCCTTTAAATCCCATTGTAGGATGGTCACAGCTTATTAGTGGTGGAACTCTCAATCAAACTCAAATTCAGCAAGGGATAGAAATTATTCAGCGCAACGCTATGTTGCAAGCTCAATTAATTGAAGACATTTTAGAGCTTTCTCGCATCATTCGTGGCAAGCTGCAATTGGAAGTATCGAAGGTAGATTTGAGCAAAATTGTCGATAATGCACTTGGAAATTTGCATCTGGCAGCCCAAGCTAAATCTATTGAAATTATTACTCATTGTGATCGCAATGTTGGTCTAGTTTACGGTGATGCTACTCGTCTACAACAAATAATTTGGAATTTATTATCCAATGCAGTTAAATTTACTCCCGATCGCGGTAGGGTAGAAGTAACTCTCAAGAAGAGCGATCGCACTGTTCAACTTCAAGTTAAAGATAACGGCAAGGGCATTGAACCAGAATTCCTTTCTCACGTGTTTGATTATTTTTGTCAGGCAGAAAATGTTACCAGCCGAGCTTTTGGGGGATTAGGATTAGGACTCGCGATTGTTCGTCACCTAGTTGAACTCCACGGAGGTAGCGTAACCGCTCACAGTGATGGAATTGGGCAAGGTGCAACTTTTATTATTTCTCTTCCGACAAATAATAGTTTTGATGACTCAAGTTCAGAGGAAAGTTTGTCTTAATCTTTGCTCGTGAGAGAGAATCAAAAAAAGTAATAGGTAATAGATAATAGGTAAAAACTGACTTCTGACTCCTGAATTCTCATTGATTGAGTATTATCCTGGGAAAGCGGGATTGAGCGGTAAAGATTGAGGAATAACGCTTACTGGCATTTTTTTTCCTTCTCTATCTAGATCTAATTGCATTTTCTGACCAATTCCGTTGCGGTTTAGTAATTGTTGCAGCATCTCAGGCTTAGTAATAGATTGACCATCAATTCCTACAATGACATCTCCGACGTGGAGTCCTGCTGCTGATGCGGGAGAATCAGGTTGGACTGTGACAATGAGAAGTCCACGATCTTGACTGACTTGTTGTTTACGATTGGGGATTTGATTTAATCTTTTTTTGATTTCTGGAGTTAAGGCAACCATTTCAATTCCAATATAAGGATGTTCTACTTTTCCATTAGCAATCAATTGTCGAGCAATATTTTGAGCCGTATTGATCGGAATCGCAAAACCCAGTCCTTGAGTTCCACCAATAATTGCCGTATTTACGCCAATCACTTCTCCTTGGACATTGAGTAAAGGACCTCCAGAATTACCTGGATTGATTGCTGCATCAGTTTGCAGAAAACCAATTCGTTTATCTGCAATGCCAATATCACGACTGAAACGATGAGTAGCACTGATCACACCAACTGTAACGGTTTCTTGTAAACCCAAAGGATTCCCAATTGCGATCGCCCATTGTCCTTGTTCAACGCGATCGCTATCTCCAATTCTTACGGCAGGTAAATTCTGTGCCTGTACCTTAACTACAGCTATATCGGTAACAGGATCTTTTCCTAACACTTCACCATCTAAAAGACGACCATCTTGAAACGAAACTGTCACTTCATCAGCTTGGTTAACTACATGAGCGTTAGTTAAAATTAGACCGTTAGGATCGATGACAAAACCAGAACCCAGTCCGCGTAAAGTTGGTTGAGAAGGCAAGTTTCCTGGTTGTCTGCCAAACAGAGGCGGTAAAAAGACACCATCTAAAGCACGAGAAACATTAACTTGAACTACAGCAGGTTCAACTGCTTTACTGACGGTAGTTACAAAATTAGTTGGTTGGGTTGGAGATGGAATTGAATTTTGATCGAGAATAATTTCTGGTGTGACTTCTTTAATTGATTCCAATTGTTTTGATGATGGTGATTCGGCTCTTGCTGTTGGGGCATTAAGAATAACTAAACCCAGACTAATAGTTATAGTTAATAAATAAATAGTTAAATAACGATGCCAGTCATTGAGATAGGCGATCAAGTTTTTTGGCGCAATTCTCATCAACTAAATTTTTCCTCTCAAGTTTGTAGTTTTTTATCTGCACTCACACTATCCAGCCTGACAAAGATTTTTATTTAATTAATCTTGCTAGAGTTAGAAATTTTTGACCTGAATTTAAAAAAAATATAAAGTTTTTGTTTGTAAAGAAATATCAATATTATTGAGCGGACTAATAATAACCTTGCGAAACATATATTTTATTCGTTTTGATTGGCTAATATTTAGCACTTAATTTAAGATTAAAACTTAAGTTTTTTAAGTAAATCATCAGTTCTTAAAACAATTATTAAAAATTTTTAGTATTT includes these proteins:
- a CDS encoding 2-alkenal reductase, with the translated sequence MRIAPKNLIAYLNDWHRYLTIYLLTITISLGLVILNAPTARAESPSSKQLESIKEVTPEIILDQNSIPSPTQPTNFVTTVSKAVEPAVVQVNVSRALDGVFLPPLFGRQPGNLPSQPTLRGLGSGFVIDPNGLILTNAHVVNQADEVTVSFQDGRLLDGEVLGKDPVTDIAVVKVQAQNLPAVRIGDSDRVEQGQWAIAIGNPLGLQETVTVGVISATHRFSRDIGIADKRIGFLQTDAAINPGNSGGPLLNVQGEVIGVNTAIIGGTQGLGFAIPINTAQNIARQLIANGKVEHPYIGIEMVALTPEIKKRLNQIPNRKQQVSQDRGLLIVTVQPDSPASAAGLHVGDVIVGIDGQSITKPEMLQQLLNRNGIGQKMQLDLDREGKKMPVSVIPQSLPLNPAFPG
- a CDS encoding putative Sensor protein, with product MKSPKSAFEKIKLLIVQDCYSAAATVSLLIEAGFELNWQQVSTEADYLAHLNANLDLILVDDYQTQLTTTEALKLWIKHKLTIPVLIINGEANISKAVTAIKAGASNYLTTAEMERLPLVVEQVLQEQFNFCVQLRRCIHESEQQLQKLITENPDGIIVVDEQGVVQFVNPAALKLLQKSTTQLLGESLGFPVVNGDYLEVDIPQSQGQIVIAQMRVSQIFWQGMTAYLVSLRDITKLKQAEEERVKLLEETQAANRAKDEFLAVLSHELRTPLNPIVGWSQLISGGTLNQTQIQQGIEIIQRNAMLQAQLIEDILELSRIIRGKLQLEVSKVDLSKIVDNALGNLHLAAQAKSIEIITHCDRNVGLVYGDATRLQQIIWNLLSNAVKFTPDRGRVEVTLKKSDRTVQLQVKDNGKGIEPEFLSHVFDYFCQAENVTSRAFGGLGLGLAIVRHLVELHGGSVTAHSDGIGQGATFIISLPTNNSFDDSSSEESLS
- a CDS encoding putative circadian clock protein, KaiC, encoding MNQSREQDVLAKIETGISGFDVFSEGGLPQGRTTLVTGTAGSGKTIFACQFLIEGIKRGQNGVFVTFEESPKMLRKNMRGLGLDIQTWEQKGKWSFVDASPQERSLPLVSGEYDLDPLITRLVYAIERVNAQRVAMDSLGAIFSYVPNIGQVRGVMFKLAQILREMEITAVLTSERTAEYGEISRYSIEEFVADNVIILRNSLVEEKRRRTIEILKFRGVSHQNGEFPFTIISDRGIVVLSFSTDVSKHKSSRKRLTSGNRELDAMCGGGWFEGSMSLVSGATGTGKTLMVTEFIDGGIKNGEKCLLFAFEESREQLLNNVLGWGVDFEQMERENQLKIVCYYPEITGLESHFVQMRTQIEKFQPQRIAIDSISALERVSTLKGFREFLLMLNTMLKEKGITTLCTANTVNLIGSPSITESSISPNTDLIVLLRYVEVYGEIRRGLTVLKMRGSKHDKDIREFSIDERGMHLGKPFRNITGILVGNPSLVNTDELDRLNNLFKET
- a CDS encoding KaiB domain protein, whose protein sequence is MFLMCKRYLLKLYVSGDTARTRKAIANLQEFCQQELPEQTKIEIIDILKNPPVAEEKKILITPTLVKEFPLPQERIIGDLSNREVVAFALNIQLKYPQSN